The proteins below are encoded in one region of Arenibacter algicola:
- a CDS encoding Gfo/Idh/MocA family protein — translation MNQRRIFIKKTAISGAGIALLPNLSLGNSLTKNAQKLRVGVIGVGLRGTNHLDNLLKRTDVLVTAICDIDQNRIDIAQDHIVKAGQKKAKTFGKNEQDYKNLLALKEIDAVVIATPWLWHTKMAVDSMKAGKYTGLEVSAANTLEECWDLVNTHEETGSHLMILENVNYRRDVLAVLNMVKQNVFGELLHFRCGYQHDLRGVKFNDGKTAYGKGAEFGAKGISESAWRTQHSLLRNADVYPTHGLGPIAVMADINRGNRFLSLTSHATKGVGLHKYIVDTAGENHPNAKLKFKQGDIITSTIETSNGETIIVTHNVNNPHPYSLGFKVQGAQGLTDFDYHTQRIHIEGTTEGHGWENMDSWFEKYDHPLWKKFGSSATEAGHGGIDFYVMNAFIESAKENTAPPMDAYDAAAWSAVTPLSELSIENNGEPQDFPDFTRGAWIKRKPYNWIKGTY, via the coding sequence ATGAACCAAAGAAGAATTTTTATTAAGAAAACAGCCATATCCGGAGCAGGTATTGCGCTGTTACCAAATCTTAGCTTGGGAAATAGTCTGACCAAGAACGCACAAAAATTAAGGGTTGGTGTCATTGGTGTTGGACTTAGGGGAACAAATCACTTGGACAACCTACTAAAGAGAACGGATGTTTTGGTCACCGCCATATGCGACATAGACCAAAACAGAATTGATATTGCTCAGGATCATATTGTAAAAGCTGGCCAAAAAAAGGCCAAGACTTTTGGAAAAAATGAGCAGGATTACAAAAACCTGTTGGCATTGAAAGAAATTGATGCAGTGGTCATTGCCACTCCTTGGTTATGGCATACCAAGATGGCGGTAGATTCCATGAAGGCAGGGAAATATACCGGCCTTGAAGTATCGGCTGCCAATACGCTTGAAGAATGTTGGGACTTGGTGAATACACATGAAGAAACTGGTTCCCACCTAATGATTTTGGAAAATGTTAATTATAGAAGGGATGTTCTTGCCGTATTAAATATGGTTAAACAGAATGTCTTTGGAGAACTATTGCATTTCAGATGTGGGTATCAGCACGATCTGCGCGGGGTAAAATTCAATGACGGTAAAACGGCCTACGGAAAAGGTGCCGAATTTGGCGCCAAGGGTATCTCCGAATCGGCCTGGAGGACACAGCACTCTTTATTGAGAAATGCAGATGTCTATCCAACCCATGGCCTTGGACCTATAGCTGTTATGGCAGATATAAACAGGGGCAATCGTTTTCTATCACTTACCTCACATGCCACCAAAGGTGTTGGTCTGCATAAATACATTGTAGATACTGCAGGTGAAAATCATCCCAATGCCAAATTAAAATTTAAGCAGGGAGATATCATTACCTCTACTATAGAAACCTCCAACGGGGAGACCATCATAGTTACCCATAATGTAAACAATCCCCACCCCTACTCCCTAGGATTTAAAGTTCAGGGAGCCCAAGGACTTACCGACTTCGACTACCATACCCAACGAATCCATATTGAAGGTACCACCGAGGGACATGGATGGGAAAATATGGATTCCTGGTTCGAAAAATATGATCATCCGCTATGGAAAAAATTCGGAAGCAGTGCAACGGAAGCTGGTCATGGGGGTATAGATTTTTATGTAATGAATGCCTTTATAGAGTCGGCCAAAGAAAATACTGCCCCACCTATGGATGCCTATGACGCTGCGGCCTGGAGTGCGGTTACACCGCTTTCAGAACTATCTATAGAAAACAATGGGGAACCACAGGATTTTCCGGATTTCACAAGGGGGGCTTGGATAAAAAGAAAGCCCTATAACTGGATAAAAGGCACTTATTAA
- a CDS encoding hybrid sensor histidine kinase/response regulator transcription factor, translating to MHLLNRRFIKNGKIDVLILALVFCSLCYGQNPTNFVHLPFKLENQGIKVTHTVQDSLGFMWLAHVNGISKYDGYNFKFIPSDQIFGDKIGSDQVKSIFKVGQGTIWALSVNGQLSFLEKNGKFSSIDTRIEGFQKRHRVYTAKSNGNKLFLATLKGLILSYNHTKVAIDSITTIPNIAPDGSVINSMIVRKSDELILSTYRGPIYTYSVNKRKLDTIDFPYNYNLPANFFLTMDNMDRLWIASSYPSFGLHVYDFQKKSFVENQIFDKESKSKLYEVFKIIYKDYLGNIWMGTDGNGLYKIDPDDGSISILKNNILNRFSLSSNTVLDINEDLNNNLWVVTNYGDLNILRNKNKHVNYHSGSINEKPTRVLSSFRAKDGTLWIGTDGEGITKISPNGAEEQFFENSDSNKGYYIHSINQDREGNIWIGTYQNGLILFNPRSNSFSKIRLRNSKKNEVSDVRFIFKDSKDRLWVTTDLGIYLFSGRDTMLAYFENGTSGLVGPISQSVVEDSLGTIWLAYNRGGLFRFDENMENITESQFTRFTDLENEHITNKKYDIWSMSADRDDTIWMVLVNGDLTQFNIADQEFHRVKMNGTYDNTIFRSVVLDNEENVWLASTNGIWKYNLKDSTTTVFQQSDGIQDNTFMQRSVHKDDNGNLYFGGLNGVNYFFPEQLQKDSTGVKILIEDIDILNQPAISVIPKQITEGVEKLKHLELNYDQSSFAFRFLALDNVLFPNFNYAYRLKGFNDKWIVTDQERLATYTNIPPGQYIFEVKASSGNGQWDIEPKSVTIHILQPFWKTPLAKMFYVLLAFGLIYGIVIWIRLRNKVIADQLKHRHERELYALKMDFFAKMSHEIQTPLTLILIPLENMLDRALKSGNLLLQQRLRSISNNANRLSRIVFELTSLRDKELERLVLRPSENNLTDDLKAITESFMEQAKFKGIHFKCSYPDVKLKMWYDKDKIEHIFFNLLSNAFKFTPKGGYIILDAIIEDWERNVKISITDSGPGIPKEELEHIFQLFYQADSGKQKMGTGIGLALTKELVDLHHGKIDVKSDPVKGTCFSVSFPIDKNKNESVEKELTLEEAIMEVEEVEYELKEEIIGTSSAKLGKTILVVEDNYELQISLKDIFNDYYNVLLAENGEEGYALALEHNPDLIISDIMMPKLDGIEMSKMLQKNELTTHIPIILLTAKKAAKNKILGLRAGAVEYINKPFNINELVLKVNNIITLSDRLIMKYKNDLITTPQNGGSRSQDEVFLENLVRLVENQISNPDFKTEDLAQDLNMSYSAIYRKFQGLTGKKIVDFVRTMRLKKAAVLISDCNYSVSEAAFLVGFNDPKYFSKCFKKEFGKSPRKLKGKVDHI from the coding sequence ATGCATTTGTTGAATAGGCGATTTATAAAGAATGGAAAAATTGATGTGCTAATTTTGGCGCTGGTTTTTTGTTCACTTTGTTATGGTCAAAATCCTACCAATTTTGTGCATCTACCTTTTAAACTAGAAAACCAAGGAATAAAAGTGACCCATACCGTACAGGATAGTCTTGGTTTTATGTGGTTGGCCCATGTTAATGGTATTTCAAAATATGATGGGTACAATTTTAAGTTTATTCCCTCTGATCAAATTTTTGGTGATAAAATTGGTTCGGACCAGGTTAAAAGTATTTTTAAGGTTGGTCAGGGTACAATTTGGGCATTGTCCGTAAATGGTCAGTTATCTTTTTTAGAGAAAAACGGTAAATTTTCTTCTATAGACACGAGGATAGAGGGTTTTCAAAAACGGCATAGGGTCTATACAGCAAAAAGTAATGGAAACAAGCTTTTTTTAGCAACACTGAAGGGTTTAATACTTTCTTACAACCATACCAAAGTTGCAATTGACAGTATTACGACCATACCTAATATAGCCCCGGACGGATCAGTGATCAATTCCATGATTGTTAGAAAATCTGATGAATTAATTTTAAGTACCTACCGTGGGCCAATTTATACATATTCAGTAAACAAGAGGAAGTTGGATACCATCGATTTCCCCTATAATTATAACTTACCTGCCAATTTTTTTTTAACGATGGATAATATGGATAGGCTTTGGATAGCCTCGTCCTATCCAAGTTTTGGATTGCATGTTTATGATTTTCAGAAAAAATCCTTCGTGGAAAATCAAATTTTCGATAAAGAATCCAAGTCAAAATTGTATGAAGTTTTTAAGATAATATATAAGGATTATCTGGGGAATATTTGGATGGGCACAGATGGTAATGGTCTTTACAAAATTGACCCGGATGATGGTAGTATAAGTATTTTGAAAAATAATATACTAAATCGTTTCTCCCTTAGTAGCAATACAGTATTGGATATAAATGAGGATCTAAATAATAATCTATGGGTGGTCACCAATTACGGAGATCTAAATATTTTAAGGAATAAGAATAAGCATGTTAATTACCATTCCGGTTCAATTAACGAAAAGCCAACTAGGGTTCTGTCTTCCTTTAGGGCAAAAGATGGAACATTATGGATTGGTACTGATGGCGAAGGTATAACCAAAATAAGCCCTAACGGGGCAGAAGAGCAATTTTTCGAAAATTCAGACAGTAATAAGGGATATTACATTCATTCCATTAATCAGGATAGAGAAGGAAATATATGGATAGGAACCTATCAAAATGGATTAATTCTTTTTAATCCACGTTCAAATAGTTTTTCCAAAATTCGTCTAAGGAATTCAAAAAAGAACGAGGTTTCCGACGTTCGATTTATTTTCAAAGATTCTAAAGACCGATTGTGGGTAACTACCGACTTGGGAATTTATTTATTTTCAGGGAGAGATACAATGTTGGCCTATTTTGAAAATGGAACATCAGGTTTGGTCGGGCCAATTTCACAATCGGTCGTGGAAGACTCTCTAGGGACAATATGGCTAGCCTACAATCGTGGTGGGTTATTTAGGTTCGATGAAAATATGGAAAATATAACAGAATCTCAATTTACAAGGTTTACTGACCTTGAGAACGAACATATTACAAATAAGAAATATGATATTTGGTCCATGTCAGCCGATAGGGATGATACTATTTGGATGGTCTTGGTAAATGGCGATCTTACCCAATTTAATATTGCCGATCAGGAGTTTCATAGGGTAAAAATGAATGGGACTTATGATAATACTATATTTAGGTCTGTTGTTCTTGATAATGAAGAAAATGTCTGGTTGGCATCAACCAATGGTATTTGGAAATACAATTTGAAAGATTCCACAACTACTGTATTTCAACAAAGTGATGGTATTCAAGACAATACCTTTATGCAACGGAGTGTCCATAAGGATGACAATGGGAATTTGTATTTTGGAGGTTTAAATGGGGTAAATTACTTTTTTCCAGAGCAACTACAAAAAGATAGTACGGGAGTTAAAATATTAATAGAGGATATAGATATTTTAAATCAGCCGGCTATTTCAGTTATTCCGAAACAAATTACCGAGGGGGTTGAGAAGTTGAAGCATTTGGAATTGAATTATGACCAATCCTCTTTTGCCTTTCGTTTTTTGGCCCTTGATAATGTACTTTTTCCTAATTTTAATTATGCCTATAGGCTTAAAGGTTTTAATGATAAATGGATAGTTACAGATCAGGAACGTTTGGCTACCTACACTAACATTCCTCCTGGACAATATATTTTTGAAGTCAAGGCCAGTTCAGGGAACGGCCAATGGGACATCGAACCCAAATCGGTTACGATCCATATATTACAACCATTTTGGAAAACTCCTTTGGCCAAAATGTTCTATGTACTACTGGCGTTTGGATTGATATATGGAATTGTTATTTGGATAAGACTAAGAAATAAAGTTATTGCCGATCAGCTAAAACATCGACATGAAAGGGAGCTTTATGCCCTAAAAATGGATTTCTTTGCCAAGATGTCCCATGAAATCCAAACCCCTTTGACCTTGATTTTGATTCCCTTGGAAAATATGCTGGATCGGGCTTTGAAGAGCGGTAATTTGCTGTTGCAACAAAGACTCCGCTCAATATCCAATAATGCCAATCGTTTGTCAAGAATTGTTTTTGAGCTCACTTCACTTAGAGACAAGGAACTGGAAAGGTTAGTCCTTAGACCTTCCGAAAATAATCTAACCGATGATCTGAAAGCGATTACGGAATCGTTTATGGAACAGGCCAAATTTAAAGGTATTCATTTTAAATGTAGTTATCCCGACGTTAAGTTAAAAATGTGGTACGATAAGGATAAAATAGAACATATCTTTTTTAATTTATTGTCCAATGCATTTAAGTTTACCCCTAAGGGGGGGTACATAATCTTGGATGCCATAATTGAGGATTGGGAGAGAAATGTAAAAATATCTATAACCGATTCAGGGCCAGGAATTCCAAAGGAAGAGCTGGAGCATATTTTTCAATTGTTTTATCAGGCAGATTCAGGGAAGCAAAAAATGGGAACAGGAATCGGCTTGGCCCTTACCAAAGAACTGGTAGATCTGCACCATGGTAAGATCGATGTGAAATCGGACCCGGTTAAGGGAACTTGTTTTAGTGTAAGCTTTCCTATTGATAAAAATAAGAATGAAAGTGTAGAAAAGGAGCTTACCTTGGAAGAGGCTATTATGGAGGTTGAGGAGGTTGAATACGAATTGAAGGAGGAGATTATAGGTACAAGTTCAGCTAAACTGGGGAAGACCATATTGGTAGTAGAGGATAATTATGAACTACAAATATCCCTGAAAGATATTTTTAATGATTACTATAATGTTCTCTTGGCAGAAAATGGGGAAGAAGGTTATGCCTTGGCCTTGGAGCATAACCCTGACCTGATCATTAGCGATATTATGATGCCAAAATTGGATGGTATTGAAATGAGTAAAATGCTTCAAAAAAACGAGCTTACGACACATATCCCGATTATACTTCTTACCGCCAAGAAAGCAGCAAAAAATAAAATTTTGGGATTACGTGCAGGGGCGGTCGAATACATAAACAAACCCTTTAATATTAATGAACTGGTTCTAAAGGTAAATAATATCATTACCCTTAGCGATCGGTTGATTATGAAATATAAGAACGACTTGATAACTACGCCTCAAAATGGAGGAAGTAGGTCCCAGGATGAAGTTTTTCTTGAAAACCTGGTACGTCTTGTGGAAAATCAGATTAGCAATCCAGATTTTAAGACCGAAGATCTGGCTCAGGATCTAAATATGAGCTATTCTGCTATTTATAGAAAATTTCAGGGGTTAACGGGGAAGAAAATAGTGGATTTTGTTAGGACTATGCGTCTAAAAAAGGCAGCTGTTTTAATTAGCGACTGTAATTATTCCGTATCCGAGGCAGCGTTCTTGGTGGGTTTTAACGATCCCAAATATTTTTCAAAATGCTTTAAAAAAGAGTTTGGCAAGAGCCCGAGAAAGTTGAAGGGCAAAGTAGATCATATTTGA
- a CDS encoding SusC/RagA family TonB-linked outer membrane protein, translating to MKKLITKGFFLLMLFLSCAIQAQEMEVKGMVTDLAEVPLSGASITIKGTSKGVVADFDGNYSINTSKGDVLIFSYLGYLSQEIQVNDNSTINAKLEEDAALLEEVVVVGFGIQKKANVTGATGSVDMEDILANRPITNPIEAIQGTIPGLQITTNSGQPGASGLGINIRGTTSINGGSPLILMNNVPVSVDDINPQDVQSITVLKDASATSIYGARAAFGVILITTKTPATDQPIKFNYSSTFSFLYPEDIPDKASTYSFINAINDWGTNPFWTGQDIPAWVGFLDEYQEDPSSYPLGYAEFNGLRYPLADTDLIGEWINDLGFTQIHNFDFSGGGEKTSYRISAGFSDEDGIIITRNDSFKKYNVNASLTSKLTSKLTSTTNIIYRNSTRRTPLGSYSNSISFNPYTPARGNHIFEDGTEVPYDTPANRELLKVAPKILNDNIRFFQKLDFNLAKGLNLIGEYTFEKKNLTRTTSDNQILTVNPERFVLNAVDPVNTFFRKENTQTNYNALNFYGKYDKGIGKHNFSILAGVNSEENSFESFDAQRNNLINVDLPSLSGATGAQTTDDSYGEWSVLGYFGRLNYNFAEKYFLEVSGRYDGSSRFPEGNRFGFFPSFSGGWHLGRESFMKSIGFLSSLKLRGSWGEIGNQNTPSLYPAVPGLGITDYGDTGTINWLNEETGTRYSTLLLPNLVSSTFTWETVQTLNLGFDAAFFKNRLSTSFDWFNRKTLDMLAPGSELPGILGAAAPLENVADLESQGWELGISWNDKIGEFSYNIGATLYDYNSKITKFDNPAGLLSQYYVGQELGEIWGYTTDGYYTVDDFEPGTLNEDPNSPNYLTGGTLKAGIPYWEGRTQNPGDIKYIDQDGDGIITDGNNTLEDSGDRTIIGNSTRNYQYGFFGNFKYKNFDFSFLANGVGKRDVYVNNRVRFPYLDEFSVVYKSQLDYWTPDNRDAFFPRNYPLGGVNYGISRSTQTKYMINGAYLRIKNLTFGYSLPTDILKKNGIDKLRLYIAGENLFSFNDYPDGINTELATQGSGGIYPFIKSYSIGLNLTF from the coding sequence ATGAAAAAACTAATTACAAAAGGATTCTTCCTACTCATGTTGTTCCTCAGTTGTGCAATACAAGCTCAGGAAATGGAAGTTAAAGGAATGGTGACAGATTTGGCAGAAGTTCCCTTATCAGGGGCTTCAATTACGATAAAAGGTACTTCCAAGGGAGTCGTAGCGGATTTTGACGGTAACTACAGTATCAATACGTCCAAAGGGGATGTATTGATATTTTCCTATCTCGGGTACCTATCCCAAGAAATCCAGGTAAATGACAATAGTACCATAAATGCCAAACTAGAAGAAGATGCTGCTTTATTGGAAGAAGTCGTCGTTGTAGGTTTTGGGATACAAAAAAAGGCTAATGTAACGGGAGCCACAGGTTCCGTAGATATGGAGGATATTTTAGCGAACCGTCCTATAACAAACCCCATTGAGGCCATACAGGGAACTATTCCTGGATTACAGATAACCACTAATTCAGGACAACCTGGAGCCTCTGGTTTGGGCATCAATATTAGGGGAACAACTTCCATTAACGGAGGTAGTCCATTAATTCTTATGAACAATGTACCAGTATCCGTAGATGATATCAACCCTCAGGATGTACAATCCATTACCGTCTTAAAAGATGCCTCGGCAACTTCTATTTATGGAGCTAGGGCCGCATTTGGTGTAATTTTAATTACTACTAAAACTCCGGCTACCGACCAGCCCATTAAATTCAATTATTCTTCTACCTTTAGTTTCTTATACCCAGAGGATATCCCTGACAAAGCCTCCACCTATTCATTTATAAATGCTATCAACGACTGGGGTACCAATCCATTTTGGACAGGTCAAGATATTCCTGCTTGGGTAGGCTTTTTGGATGAGTACCAGGAAGATCCATCTTCATATCCCCTTGGATATGCGGAATTTAATGGGTTGCGTTATCCATTGGCGGATACCGATTTGATAGGGGAATGGATAAACGATCTTGGATTTACCCAAATACATAATTTTGATTTTAGCGGGGGAGGCGAAAAAACAAGCTATAGAATTTCTGCTGGTTTCAGTGACGAGGATGGCATTATTATAACAAGGAATGATAGCTTTAAAAAATATAATGTAAACGCTTCGTTAACAAGTAAACTTACCTCCAAATTAACGTCCACGACCAATATCATTTACAGGAATAGTACTAGGAGAACACCGCTGGGAAGCTACAGTAATTCAATAAGTTTCAACCCTTATACCCCTGCCAGGGGCAACCACATCTTCGAAGATGGCACGGAGGTACCATATGACACCCCGGCCAATCGAGAATTACTAAAAGTTGCTCCTAAAATTCTCAACGACAATATTAGGTTCTTCCAAAAACTGGATTTCAATTTGGCCAAAGGTCTTAACCTGATCGGAGAATATACTTTTGAGAAAAAAAACCTAACCAGAACAACTAGTGACAATCAAATCTTGACCGTTAATCCAGAAAGGTTTGTTTTAAACGCTGTAGATCCTGTGAACACTTTTTTCCGAAAAGAAAATACCCAGACCAATTACAATGCGTTAAATTTTTACGGTAAATATGATAAGGGTATAGGTAAGCACAACTTTAGTATTCTAGCCGGAGTAAACAGTGAAGAAAATAGCTTTGAATCATTTGATGCCCAAAGAAACAATCTTATCAATGTTGACCTCCCATCCCTGTCAGGTGCAACAGGTGCTCAAACGACGGATGACTCCTATGGAGAATGGTCGGTATTGGGTTATTTCGGAAGGCTCAACTATAACTTCGCTGAGAAGTACTTTTTGGAAGTGAGCGGCAGATATGATGGCTCCTCCCGTTTTCCTGAGGGTAACAGATTTGGCTTCTTTCCTTCCTTTTCCGGAGGTTGGCACTTGGGCCGGGAATCTTTTATGAAGTCTATTGGATTTTTATCCAGCCTAAAACTGAGAGGCTCTTGGGGAGAAATAGGAAACCAAAACACCCCCTCACTATATCCTGCAGTTCCTGGGCTTGGTATAACCGACTATGGGGATACAGGGACAATAAACTGGCTGAACGAAGAAACGGGTACTCGTTATTCAACTTTACTACTTCCCAATTTGGTTAGTTCTACTTTTACTTGGGAAACGGTTCAAACTCTAAATCTTGGGTTCGATGCTGCATTTTTTAAGAACAGACTTTCTACCTCCTTTGATTGGTTCAACAGAAAAACTTTGGATATGTTGGCTCCTGGCTCAGAACTTCCAGGAATTTTAGGAGCCGCGGCACCTTTGGAAAACGTGGCGGATCTGGAGTCCCAAGGATGGGAATTAGGTATTTCATGGAACGATAAAATAGGGGAGTTTAGCTATAATATAGGGGCTACTCTTTATGATTATAATTCCAAAATTACCAAATTTGACAATCCTGCGGGCCTTTTGAGCCAATATTATGTTGGCCAAGAGTTGGGAGAAATTTGGGGCTATACCACGGATGGTTACTACACCGTTGACGATTTTGAGCCTGGTACACTTAACGAAGACCCCAATAGTCCAAATTATTTGACCGGTGGCACCTTAAAAGCTGGAATCCCATATTGGGAAGGACGTACACAAAATCCTGGGGATATCAAATATATCGATCAAGATGGAGATGGAATAATCACTGATGGGAATAACACCCTGGAAGATTCTGGAGATAGAACCATTATTGGCAATTCTACCCGAAATTATCAATATGGGTTTTTTGGTAATTTTAAATATAAAAATTTCGACTTTTCGTTTCTGGCCAACGGCGTTGGAAAACGGGACGTTTATGTTAACAATAGGGTCCGCTTTCCTTATTTGGACGAATTTTCTGTAGTTTATAAATCTCAGTTGGACTATTGGACCCCAGATAATAGGGATGCATTTTTCCCTAGAAACTACCCCTTGGGTGGCGTTAATTACGGGATTAGTAGAAGTACACAGACCAAGTATATGATAAACGGCGCCTATTTAAGGATAAAGAATTTAACGTTTGGTTATTCCCTACCGACGGACATTTTGAAGAAAAATGGTATAGACAAACTAAGACTTTATATTGCGGGAGAGAACCTTTTTAGTTTTAACGATTACCCAGACGGAATTAATACGGAACTGGCCACACAGGGAAGTGGGGGAATCTATCCCTTCATCAAAAGCTATTCCATAGGTCTTAACTTAACTTTTTAA
- a CDS encoding RagB/SusD family nutrient uptake outer membrane protein gives MKKIYTRVIILLTFIGSSCSDEILEKLPKDQLTVSTTFTTNSNFETYAWSMYANSFPGYWDLTPINREMGSDLLVNNAGTQGDELLWQRKTVPSSSSLWSNSYINIRRANLMLDNIDNSELTDGEKQHWKGVGLFFRAYEYVQLIANYGEVPWVDKSLTEVDEDILYGPKTSRNELSQFVLNDLLEAENIINPEGSGPNTINTDVVRALISRFGLYEGTWRKYHGLGDETRYLQASVDASAQLIADHPNLHSSYDEVFNSETLNGVEGILLYKAYEFGVQNGRWSHYNRSSIGHRDLTKKAVDQYLCLDGETIHTSDLFDGEQDAYDEFRNRDHRLYFNTPPPFRVYTGGQNQLTWEYDSDPKSREYIDLMATLSDDTHKTLPTINWRGLVVRTSPHFRKFNEGHGYNVTYTGYAFYKFSNKISRLQNRDSHDAPIFRMGEVFLNHAEAMYELGQFTQEVADATINKLRTRGAVAPLNLASIPDDPTRDADVAPALWEIRRERGIEFLGEGLGRVFDIKRWKKLVEYGAEEKLGRWVVNSDYGNNLPVQGGAAEGYVSPFGMPPGVPEHYYLEPIPSDQIVLNPQLEQNPGWE, from the coding sequence ATGAAAAAAATATATACAAGAGTAATAATTCTTTTAACCTTTATTGGAAGTTCCTGTTCAGATGAAATATTGGAAAAACTTCCAAAAGATCAATTAACTGTATCAACCACCTTTACAACCAATAGCAATTTCGAAACCTATGCCTGGTCCATGTATGCCAATTCCTTTCCTGGGTATTGGGACTTAACTCCAATCAATAGGGAAATGGGAAGTGACCTTTTGGTCAATAATGCGGGAACACAAGGGGATGAACTTTTATGGCAAAGAAAGACCGTGCCCTCTTCCTCCAGTCTCTGGAGTAACTCTTATATTAATATACGGCGCGCTAACCTAATGTTAGACAACATAGACAATAGTGAATTAACAGACGGTGAAAAACAACACTGGAAAGGTGTCGGACTTTTTTTCCGAGCCTATGAATACGTGCAGTTGATCGCCAATTATGGAGAAGTGCCATGGGTAGACAAATCCCTTACCGAAGTGGACGAAGATATCCTATACGGTCCTAAAACCAGTAGAAATGAATTGTCCCAATTTGTATTGAATGATCTATTGGAGGCTGAAAACATAATTAATCCTGAAGGTAGTGGACCCAATACTATAAATACGGATGTTGTTCGTGCCCTAATTTCAAGATTTGGTCTTTACGAAGGTACTTGGAGGAAATATCATGGTCTTGGTGATGAAACTCGATATCTACAGGCTAGCGTTGACGCCAGCGCTCAGTTAATTGCCGATCATCCCAATCTACATTCCAGTTATGACGAGGTATTTAATAGTGAGACCCTAAATGGGGTAGAAGGAATTTTGTTGTACAAAGCCTATGAGTTTGGAGTCCAGAACGGAAGATGGTCCCATTACAACAGAAGTTCCATTGGTCACCGGGACCTTACCAAAAAAGCCGTGGACCAATATCTGTGCTTGGACGGTGAGACGATCCATACAAGTGATTTATTTGATGGGGAACAAGATGCCTATGACGAATTTAGAAATCGTGACCACAGATTGTACTTCAATACCCCTCCACCGTTTAGGGTATACACTGGTGGACAAAACCAATTAACCTGGGAATATGATTCCGACCCAAAGAGTAGGGAATATATAGATTTAATGGCCACTCTAAGTGATGATACCCATAAAACACTGCCAACAATAAATTGGCGGGGCCTTGTGGTAAGAACCTCCCCTCACTTTAGAAAATTTAATGAAGGACATGGGTATAATGTAACTTATACCGGATACGCCTTCTATAAATTCTCGAATAAAATAAGTAGGCTACAAAATAGGGATTCCCACGATGCCCCAATATTTAGAATGGGAGAGGTATTTTTAAATCATGCGGAGGCCATGTATGAATTAGGGCAATTTACCCAAGAAGTAGCGGATGCTACCATCAATAAATTAAGAACCAGAGGAGCCGTGGCACCCTTGAACTTGGCAAGTATCCCCGATGACCCTACCAGGGATGCAGACGTAGCGCCTGCGCTGTGGGAAATAAGGCGCGAACGAGGTATAGAATTCCTAGGAGAGGGCTTGGGAAGGGTATTCGATATTAAGCGTTGGAAAAAGCTCGTAGAATATGGTGCCGAGGAAAAGTTGGGAAGATGGGTTGTTAATTCCGATTATGGCAACAATTTACCTGTCCAAGGAGGAGCTGCAGAAGGTTATGTGTCTCCTTTTGGAATGCCGCCAGGGGTTCCCGAACATTATTATTTGGAACCCATACCTTCCGACCAAATAGTGTTAAATCCCCAGCTGGAACAGAACCCAGGATGGGAATAG